TAAACTCCACGTTCTAAAAACCCACACCATCTCTAACTCTAAACCATAAGTCTATATTAGTTAACTTTAACGTTATAAATGTCTTTTTTCCTCTTTAAAAGTAAAAGTAAAAAAAGTCAAGGTAAACATGAAAAATGGTAATGAATGTGGTATTTTTGGTAATTTCCCTCCTTTATCCTTGAGAACCACTTTAAATAACAAAAAAAAAAATTCATAACAAAAATTTAACGCATAATCTCAATCCTAATAAACCAACTTTGAAAAATAATGATTATCGAGATGCCACGTCTTACGTCTTCATCTTCGCTGAATCTCAGGGATTCGAAGACTTTGACTTCCTATCGTTTTCTATTGAAGAACTCTTTTGCTCTTTCTCGTTTGATCCTTCTAATTGAACTTCTCTCTCTAAAACTATTTTTCTTTATGACTTCTCTCTAAGACTACTTTTTGAAATTGTTTCAGAAATGAGAGGATAAGAAGTCTTTATGTAAGATTTTTCAAGTTTCCTCACCAAGTCAAATAGTAAATACCAGTTTATCTTGTATGGTTTGGTCAAAGATCACCATTAATGGTCTGACTCATTCTCTAGGATACGTTCCTTAAATAATTCTCGAAGACCCAGCCTTTGATGCGCATATGTTTATTCCATTCATTCCTTACTTGAAACATGTATTGCCCGATAGCTAAACTTTCCTTAATTAACTTTACAGTTCCGTTCTCACTGTACTTAGACTTCAGTAGTTCAATGATCAGTTTACCGTCACTTGATCTGAGTAGTTCAATGATCAGTTTACCATCACTTGATCTGAGCCAATATCATTTTAGTTAACTAGGTATGTTTTATAATCAGAGAAAATCATTATCTAATTCTTTCATAAACTATCACAAGTGTTCCAACACTTAGAAAAATAAATCATCTTTACAACTTAACTTCCTCTCGGATATATTCTTTTATAAACAAAAATATTATTGGAAGTTTGGAAAAGGTAGTTACTGTAAGGACAAAGAACACAGAAACACAAAATACTAATGAACAAGATTCTCCAAATAACAGTTGTCTTTTATTAGAAATCTCTTAAACAAATTACACTCTTTGTTTAATCAGATTTACTCGACTTCACACTTGTAAATCGACACTGAGCAATTTCTAATCTACCCAACATTAATCTAACAACCAAGTTTCCCGACTTGTTCAACACCAAAACCTTGTTCAACTTTAACACATCACTGTTTTCTCTCTGCAGTCCTAAAATGTTGAAGACAAACTCTCAAAGCTTGATACCTTTAACCTCTCAAGCTAATCTTCGTTGCACATAAGCTCTTGAACATTGTTAGTCTCCTTACATTTGGAATACACTCTGATTTTGCAATCCATACCTTACAATAGCTTTTTGGCTCAACATAAGATCTGTTTTCACTACAAGCCTTCTTAATATTGTTGATTTGTTCATAACAAAATCGATGAGTATGTCCAACTCTCCCACAAGAATAACATCCATGGTTGAGACTTGAGACTATGTTCTCCAGCCTTCCTTGACTTAATCTTGCTTTCCAAAGCATCACAGTATCTTTGCATGTGTCCATGTTTCCCACAGGAGTAACAACCATGTTTGACCTTCTGATTTTTCTGTTCAACAAGTACTTTCTGGCTTGAACAGGTTTGATGTGATTCAACCTCCTTTGATTTATTATCAGGAACTGGTTCAGCACGAACGAAATTAATCAGACATGTTTGATTTGATACACTGTTTGTGGAGCTTAACACACGATTTTCCTTGTATCCTAGACCCCAATTCTGTTTTGAAGGCTGCCCCATGGCAAGAAGGGTATCTAAATCCTTTGTTCCTTTGCTCAACATCCTGATCTTTTTGTGATTTTTATTCAAATTATGCTCAAGACTTCTGCTTTTCTCTTTTTCTTCTGACAAAAGAGAAAAATAATCTATTTATCTTTGATTCCAATACAAATGTATTTTCCTGTTCATCTTCTGTTTGCTTGTGCAACCCGTTATACTCCGTTGAACATGTTGACGTCTCCAAAATCAATGTTGTAGGCTTTTCCATCTCCATTATATTAATCTGAGCTTCTAGTAGCGTCTTGTTCTTGAGCAGGTTCAGATTCTCTTTGCTCAATTCAACCCAACTATCATAGAGCTTACGATATTCAGCCTTCACATCTATCTCTCCATCACTATATGAATCAGAATCCATATCTAGCTCTTCATCACTTTCTTTTCATAACATTCTGATGATATGGACGTTCAACCCCAGACTGTCTCTTGCACACATCATGTCAATCAGAATCACATGTTTGACTACCTTTACTAGTACAACACTCATGTGAGTTAGAGTTCCTTATGTGGTCTTTCTCAAATTACTTTAAAGCCTCCTTGAAGTTTTGTGTTAGTAATTCAACACACTCGTCCAATTTTTGATTCAGACTTTCATGAAGTGACTGAAATCTATCAATTTTCTTCTCATCAGCAAAAACTGTTTCTTTTCCTATCTTGGATGGACAGGTAGTTGCTTCCATCTCTCCAGCTTTAAGAATCCCAACCAACTGTGAAAACATCTCATCTGTATTCATCCCAACCTTGAACAATGCCTTATAGGATGCATACTTTTCTGGAAGACATCGTATCAGCTTCTTGACCAGTTTCTTATCCTTAAAGTTTTTACCAAGGAAAATTGCTTCATTTGCAATGGATCTCAACTTTGAGCTAAAACTCGTGACAGATTCTTTTTCAGTCATTCTCAAGTTCTCAAATTGAGATGCCAAATAGTCTAGTCTCGCTCTTTTAATAGTGGATGTTCCCTCATAGTACTCCACAAGTGTGTCCCATGCATCCTTGGCTGAACAGCATCCCTGCACGAGTTTAAACTGATCATAACTGATTGCATTGAAGATTTATGATAGCGTCTTTGCGTTGAGTCTTGATGTCCTCTTTTCTGCCTTTGTCCACTTATTTTTGGGTTTAGGTATCTCCTCATCCTCTTCAGTAAAAATTGTTGGATCTGTCCATCTTGTTTCAACTGCTGTCCAGACGTCTTCCTCAATCCCTTTGAGTTGTTGTCTCATGCGTACCTTCCAGTGCCCAAAGTTGTTTTCATCTAACATGAGTGATTTATGAACTGCCACATACTCTGTTGTTTCCATGTTCTCCGTAGGACCTCAACCTGTTATAGATATCTAGATCTAGGTAGATGACCTGCTCTGATACCAATTGTAAGAACAAAGAACACAGAAACACAAAATACTAATGAACAAGATTCACCAAATAACGGTTGTCTTTTATTAGAAATCTCTTAAACAAATTACAGTCTTTGTTTAATCAGATTTACTCGACTTCACACTTGTGAATCGACACTGAGCAATTTTTAATCTACCCAACCTTAATCTAACAGCCAAGTTTCCCGACTTGTTCAACACCAAAACCTTGCTCAACTTTGATACATCACTGTTTTCTCTCTGCACTCCTAAAACGTTGAAGACAAACTCTCAAAGCTTGATACCTTTAACCTCTCAAGCCAATCTTCGTTTTAATCTTGATAAGTCTACATCTTCTGATTCATCCTTATATTTAAGGTTTACAATCATTATCTCTTGCCAAATCGTAATTAATATCTCCAACCAATAAGATGACGCCACGTCATAACACCTTATTACTTGTGCAACCACGAAGCAACGTCGAACACATTTATTCGCAGACTCCTAGTCTCAACAGTTACAACTATCCCCCAGTTAAAAGGAATTCGTCCCTAAAGCTGCATCCACCATCTGCTCATTAACAGAAGACAGAAGACTAAAAACTCTGGATACTCAAAGACCCGACCTTCCTACCGCATAACTCCACAAGGACGATTATTCCAAAATTTCTATACTTGAAACCCATATTGCATGTTAGCCTAACTTTCTTTAATTAACTGTGGTTTTGCTCTCCCTGTAGTTAGAGAAAAACACCGAAGCTTCGTCAGACGTTCGCGTTTCGCTTCAAAATCGGAATCAGAATCAGAATCGGAAGCTTGTGGAAACTCTTGGAATCTCGCTTCCTATACGCTTCCAAAAATACCTCTTTAAAAACACGTTGGAAGCTTATGCTTTCGTTTAGGAATCACATGCTACCCATTTAAGCTAGATCAAGTGGTGGTCAGAAGAACCGATTCTCCGAAGAGCACCTCCGTCTAGTCGGGTCTGATCTATATGGAAAAAAAATATAGCATCTGGTCATTGCTTCTTTCGCTAACACGTCCGCCCGACCATTCCTACTTCGAGGAATATGAGACAGGTTCATATCCTCAAAATCCTCCTGTAATCTCTGGAACAGATCGATCTCTGTCGCGAATGTTGGTCAATCCACTGGGTTTGTAGTAATGTCCACTAGTTCCGAGCAATCCGTCTCGAATCAAATCGAGGTTATCCTCCTGTCTCTCATACATGAAGCTATCCAAAGTAAACATTCCATCTCAGCATGCAAAGCTGAGAAGCTCCTGCTGCATGCCCGTAATCCGAAATGTTCATAACCATTTGATTCTTAAGACTCCACCCTAAGCCATTGACACTGCCATTAACGATCCATGACACATCAATTTGACATGTAGGGGTTCGGGATATCCAAAGGAGCACCGTCTCAACCTTTGTAGTAGGGAATCACACTTCCATTTAAAAAGCTCAGTTTTATGATTAAGTAAAATTTTTTTTTATCTTTTTTAGTTTATTCAAATAAATAGTATCAAAACTAATACTATAAATTATCTTTGGCATAATAGTTTTTTATAAGATTTTTTCATACATATATATATTGTGACAGATATTTTTGAATTACTAAAATAATTAATTAGATTATATTTTTTATAAGCTTAACCAGTTAGTATTTTTATAATAAAATATGTAGTTAACTAAATGGAATAAAATTATTAAAGATGAATAAGTGATTTTTTATTTTGAATCATATATTTTGAATCATAAATTTTATTAAATCATTTTATGTTATATATATATATATATATGGATATACGCTTCCAGCACTTATCCATTTTCAAATTTCTTAAAAAATCTCGCTTCTACGTTTCCATATGATTCCGCTTTCACGTATCCGCTTCCGATACATGGAATCACTATAATTCTTAGAAACGATTACCAGTATTCTAACACTTTAAAAATATCTTTATAATTCAACTTATTTCCAACATATATTTTATAAAAAATATATTTTAGGAGCGAATGGTTACAAAACTACTTCACCTTAAAAACGCACAAGTGAACAAAATGTATGAGGAATTATGTAGTTGAAAACGAATTATGTAGTTACACTTGGTTACAAAGTGTTAAAAATATATTTTGTGGTTATAGGAATAGAAATAAAAACGTAAGTTAGGATATTTTTGGTTTAAAAATTCGATTTAGAGTCATTAATAGCTTAAAGGAATTAATAAAGAAAATAAAAAAAATTATTTTTTTAGAAACTATAAAGCGGTTAGTAGTAGTACGGTACCAGTGTGTAATCTTCTCTTTAGCGAGTGAATACGGAAGCGGTAGTTCTGACCGTACATCCGCCCCTGCGCAGTCGGAAATTAGATCTGAAGATCGGACGGCTCTAGACGCCCTGAAAATCTAGCGTGAAATTGATCTGGGAGATAGTAGATCTGGACAGCGTCGGTGCACAAGTTAGTAGGACCTACACAACTGTCAAGCACTGACTATATTCTGCTGATTATTATTTAACTGATTAATTTCTAGTGAAACCCATCACTTCCCAAATATCTATTGTGTTTTGTTATAAATCCACGTATTCACACCTCACAGAAATGGAATTATTATCATGGTCGCAATTGTTTTGGCGAAACTCATCACTCCCCAAATATCTATTGTGTTTTGTTATAAATCCACGTATTCACACCTCACAGAAATGGAATTATTATCATGATCGCAATTCTTTTGGCAAACAGTAAACAAAGAAAATAAATAACAGATAAAGTAATAGGATACGTCATGACTTGGTTACACTTGCATTATGAAGTAAAAACGCACAAGAGTCGTAAGTTTTTTTTTTTTAAACTACAGAATTTGATGTCATTAAAAGAAGTAAGACTACAAATTTTGTTTTAACTATTTAATAACATTTGCTTACAATTTACCAGATCGATTGGATTAATTACAGGTAAAAAGACGACACTAGTATCAAACTGAAAATGACTCATTTTATATATCAGCGAGTTGCTTTTTTTTTTTCTCAAGAGTTACTAAAATAACATTATGACCGTAAATAAATGAAAAACTTTAATATATGGCAAAACATAATGGAATAAATACGAATAATCATACCAGCAAAGCACACCAAAATGCTATACACCAACACAAGTACAAGAAAACCCGAGTCCTTTTTACAGTGCTGGAGGAAACTCCCTCACCCGGAGGCGCTACTAATCGCGACTGCTGATCATCGGAACCCTCTGGGGACAACGAAACTTCACGTGGAGGAGTTGTTGTGGCAGGAGTACTCACGGGTTGGCCCGGTTTTGGAAACAGCTCCTTGGGCAAAAGCACTTTGGATACTCCAAAAACAGAAACAGGGTTCTGATCAAAAGCCGTTTGAGTCACAATAGCTAAAACCAAACCCGAATTGATAGTAACGATCGATTCATTAACCCGGGAAATGTTGAGAGTGTAGGAACCGGCTCCCATTAGCTCAGTAGCTAATGTCGGGTTAACCGGATTGGTTATAGATTCGAGCGAACCGAGTGTGTAATACGAATTGAGGACATGGAATTTGAGCACGATGGCTTTTTTATCCGCCGGCAACGACTGGAGGTTCTCGTTTTCAGGGAGATCGGAGAAAGCGGAATCGGTGGGGACAAAGACGGTGATTCCGGCGCCATGATCGTCGTTTTCTAATTCAGTTATGACCCCGGAAGCGACGAGGAGGGAGAGAGCAACGTTGAAGTTGTGACCGTTGATTAGAATCTGAGTCAAATTGATTCCCGCCTGAGGAGGAGACATTCCCGAAGTCGGCGGAATGAGAGTCTCGGAGGCGGTGAGATCGATTCCGGCGGGGACGAGGAAGGAGTCGACTGAGAGAACAGTTATGTTTGGAGGTTTGGTTTCGAGGAGCTTTAAAACGGTGACTGACTTTGATGAGCTAGGGGATCCGATAGTGACGGAGCCAGAAGCCGGGTCACGTGTGACATTAACGGATCCAGATCCGGCGAAGACATGGCCGGAAGCTTCGTAAAGGGTAGTAACTGCAGATCCAGAGGGTGAGATACGACGGAGATCAGAATCGGAGAGGAACTGGAGCAAGACATTGAAACGGAGGAGATCTGCGAGTTTAGGAGGAGATAGGCGGCGCGTGAAGTCGACGGAGGCGGAGGAGAAGTGAGAATTGGGCACGGCGAGGAGAGTGAGTGAGTTTCTGCCGGAGAGTTCGGAGGCGATGCCGGAGGAGACCAGGAGGTTCGAGAAGGAAGATAGATTGGGGAAAGAGGATAGGACGGTGGTGACGTTGATGGCGGCGGCGGTGGTGGAGAGTAGGAATAGTAAATAGACGGATGCAGGAGAGGCGAGATGGGAAATGAAATTTACGGTCGCCATTATTTGTTGAGATAGGTAATGAGAGTTGTAAAGAGGAGGAAGTGGATGGAGAGAGAGAGAGAGAGTGAAGTGTTGATGTGGTCACAAGATGTGGTTCACTGGCTATAGCCGGTAAGAACCGGTCGGCCCGGCGGTATTCTATGAGCTTAATGGTATTAATGGAAGCAACAAAAAGAAGTCGTGGTGGCTCTTCGTATATTTGTGATCAGTGGCGAAGCCAAACCTAAGTAAGGAACCATATCATGGTTCCGGCGAATTGAACGGAACAAGAGCGGATCTAGCGGTTCTAGTGCGGATCAAGCGTATCTAGCGTTTCAAATATTGTACATGTTTAAAATAAGTTTGATAAAAATTATATTACCATTTATATTTCATAACTAAAAGTAGTTATTTTTGAGCTTTAAGATTATATATATATAAACTAAATATATACATGATAAATATGCTATAAATACAAAACTAAATGTTGTTTTAAATAAAATAAGATTTACAAGATGAAGAATTATAGTATTATGTATAAATGTTACAAAAATTTATATCATAATAATATGAAAATAAATAAATTACTTCCAAACTAAAAAGTTTTTTACAAACAAAATTTAAAGTTTTCAAAAGTAAAATTATTTTATAAAAACAATTAGTTAATATATTGATAGACTATGGATTTGACCCATTTTCATCCATAGTTTATAGGTGTTTTTACTAATAGTTATATTATTATAGAGTCTATTTATTATATTTATAAGATCAGGAGTGTTTTGGAGATAAGTGATGATTTTGGAGCATTTTGGAGAGATTTGGAGCAACCACCCGAGATGACCATCGAGATCGACTATCGATCGATATTGGAGAGCTAGAATCGATCGATACACTAGACATGGTGTCGATCGACAACAAAGCGCACAGGAAGCCCGTTTGGTCACTGTGTTTCATTGTTTTATTGATAGATATGAGAGAAGATCCAAAGTTATAATTTGTGATTGGAACTCCATTGATATCTATTTTATTATTCTATGAAGTTTTTATACTTAACTGCTGCTATGAGTTGCTTAGCCATGTCTGAGTAGTTCTCTTATTAGATTTTAGGGTTTAAATAGGTTAGGAGGGATTAGCCCCAACTATAGATTGCTGAGTTGTGATAATCATCTTTAGGATTGGTCATTAATGTCTGTGTCTAGATTACCTACCTAGAACCTGCCATTGGATTGATTGATAAAAGCCATAGCTTAGTTCTCATACTGAAAACATTCTAATAGAGTTATGTTTCTTGCTATGAGCAAGGCGAGAGCTGATCTAGTGAGCTTAGTAAGCATTCATTCAACATGCGCATAAAGCTTGACTAGAGCGCGTTGATCGATATCACACTTGAATAATCGATCGACGGTGCAAAAAGTGTATCGATCGATACGCCCATTGGAATATCGATCGACACTTTCTATAGATCAATATAACGAGAGTTGAGATCATATATCTAGTTAATAGAAAACAAGTCAATGCCCGCAAGAGCCGAAAGACTTGTTGATCAAATAGTTGAGCTTTACATTATCATGCAAGCAACTCATATGCATCTATAGGATTATAATTTCAACTTTCCTGAATAAAAACTCTAAGTCTAACTATTTCCTTTTTAAGCACCAAAACCCCAAAAACCTGCTATTGAACAAACACTTGTTCAATATAAAACTCCAATTTACTTTTAAACTCTTAAAACATCTTTTCTTAACAAATTATATTAGAATCCTTAGGTTCTCTAGCTCCCTGTGAATTCGATCCCTAAGTACTACAACTCGACCTCTTATTTGAGAGAGTATAAATCACTCCGTAGGGTAATTTGAGTGGTATCAAATTTGGCGCCGTTGCCGGGGAGCTTTGATCGCCTATTTTCTAATTTTTGTTAAGTAATTTTACATAAATTTTTTTCTTGGATTTTCAGGTACATGCCTAGTAGTACCAGAAGCAACAAGGAATCTCAACTGATATTCTCACCAGATCCTGCAAGTTTGGAACGCACGATCCGTAAGGAAGCGCGCTCCCTATCCACCGACAACAACACTTCTGTGTCGCTCGATTCCACTTAACCACCGTCGACCCAAACACAAGTCCTGTCGACCGATTCTCGCTCACCCCTGTTGATCGACAACACAAACCTTCCTTCGACCGATACCCTTCACCCGACATCGATCGACATTCTATGTCGGACATCGATCGATACTGAACCGCGAGACAAGGTTGCGCCTTTGATACTTGTTCGGGACAAGAATGGAGACTTGCATGACCAGGAGGGTCATCTGCGTAATGCAGCAGGCCAAAGAATAGATGCTCAGGGGGCTGCAATCCCTGAGCCTGATGCTACTACTACATGTACTACCTTACCTGTAGATGAGGCTGCGCAACCCAAGACGTTGGGTGACTACAACCGTCCAGATCGCTACTACACCAACAGATCATCCATCATTCCTTCCACCATTGAGAGGGATTTTGAGGTGAAAGCGCAGTACTACACACTTGTGGGACAGTTACCCTACCATGGACTATCTCACGAGCATCCTATGGACCATCTGGAGAAGTTCGAGGATATGATTTCTGCTATTAGAGTCGAGGGAGTCTCTGGGACAGTGTTTACAAGCTTCTCAAGAAGCAGGTTAGCTTTGTTGAAGATTCAAAAGCTGTAGAGGGTAGAGCAGAGGAAGAAGAAGTAAACTACATTGGTGGAGCTGGATTCCAAGGAAACCAGGGTGGAAACAAAAACTCATATGGAAATAGGAGTAACTTCAACCAAAATTCACAGTACCAGAAACCCTACAACAATAGCTACAACAACAACATGAATTTTGGAAGTTCCTACTACCAGAAGTCACCGCCTCTACTCAAGAGAGCAAGATTGAAGAGATGCTCGATAGGGTTCTTGAGGCACAACAAAGAATGACTGTGAACTTCAATGGGAAAATAGATTCTGTCTACACCAATCTGAACACAAAGTTTGAGACTTTGAGCTCTCATGTGAAGAAGATGGAGATACATGTTGTGCAGACAGGGGATGCTATTAGGAGGCAGGAAGCTTCCACAAGAGGAGTAGGGGATGATGTGATGAAGCACCACGTGAATGCCATTATTGAGGATGACTTTTGGCAAGTGGTGAAGGAAGAGAAGCTGCAAGAAAGTGATTTCGAGGTAGAAAGTTTGATGAGTTTTCACATTGATGTGGATCGACACCAGCCACCGAGCATCGATCGGTATACACCAACTCAAATCGATCGACAGGAGTACCAGAGAATCGATCGACAACGCCTACGGAGTCAACTGCGTCTTGCAATGCCGTGAAGATTCTAACTCATGAGGAGTTCGCAGCAAAACACCCACATCCGGCCAGCCCTGACAAAGTCCGAATCTATCGACATGCTAACAACAACGTCGATCGACACTCAGAAGCTCATATTGATCGACAACCATCACCGCCTATCGATCGACGTGCACCTATTACCTACCGAGTGCAGATGCCGAAGATAGATGTAGCACGACTTAACGCACTCAGGCCCAAACCTAAACCTTCAGAACAACCACCGGAGCCTGTCAGGACACCTTCAGATGATGGAGATGATCCTATGGAAGACGATAGGGTTTCTACTGGAAGAACCCTAAGGAGAAGAAAGGAAAAGTGGCGAAACATCTGAAGAGGGAGGCTAATGAAAAGGAAAATAAAAATTTCCAAAAGAGAGTCTTCAGGATTCCTCTACATAAGCCATTCGAAGAAGGTTATTACAGCCACAGATTGTGGATGTTCTTCAGAGAAACCAGAGAGAAAGAAGAAGACATTAGGAGAATGTTCTCTAAAGGTAGAGAAAAGATGAGGAGAAGGATTACATTGAATAAGAAGAGTGATCCTGAGAAATTTGCAATACCATGCACATTGCAGGGTATTGAATTCCCACATGCCTTGTGCGACACATGAGCATTAGTCAGCATCCTACCTAGGGTTATGGCAGACCATCTGGGTCTGCAGGTGGAGCCTTCACAGGAATTGTGCACTTTTGTGGATTGTTCCCTGAAGAACTCAGGAGGAATTGTGAGAGACCTAGAGGTGCAGATTGGCAATGCCCTAGTTCCAGTTAATTTCCATGTCTTGGATGTCAAGTTAAACTGGAACTCTTCTACTTGGGAGAGCTTTCTTGTCAACAGTGGGAGCAGTATGCAACTTGCAAACCAACCAGTTGTGTGTAACACTCATCGATCCTAATGCCCACTATGACCCTATCCCAGTCAAGAAGCCACAAACGATCTCTAGAAGAATAAATGATTCATGAATCATTGCAACTTGCCACTGTGGAGATGAGTACGAAACTGAATATTCAGAATCGATCGAGACTCACACAGCAACATCGATCGATAGTTGTCACCAGATATCGACCGACATACCACATGATGAATCGGTCGATAGTAGTCCAGATGATTGAGAGAATGACTACTACAACCCCACTATTGACGCTTACACAAGACAAAATATGCATACAGACGAGTATGATGAAGACTTCGAGGAGGAACGAGCCATTGAGTACAGAGCCATCCTTGATGAGGAAGATAAACTCTTACATCATTTCTCTTGGAAAAGGAATGCACCATCGTTCGACATGACAAGCTTGCCATCGATCGACACTCAACCTCAACAACGATGCCAAAAGCGAGCATCGACCGACACTGCCTACTACAAATCAGTCGACGCTGATTTCAACCGTGTTCGAGATGGAGACTACTCGATTGGTAGTTAGGCTGATAAACACCACCACGAGAGCTTTACAGTAGAAACAGTAACCTACACACCAGGAACATATAAACTACAAGATAGTTTCACAGACGAGGAACTGCTCAACATGCAAAAGCGCGATGATACAGATCAGATTCAAGCAGAAGCTACTTGGAAAAGAACTCGTTCTACTCAATCGATCGACACTCGTCATCCAAAATCGATCGACAAGCTTCCTCAACAATCAATCGACATCAACAATACCACGTCGATCGACAACTATCCAATACCAAAAACCACTGTAAGCGAAAAAGATAAATTAGATAACCAGTATCTAACTCCAGACGAATTTGGTATTTTCAGGGACCCTATCAAAAGCCATAGAAAGCCGCACACTACGCGTATCTCAAGAAGATATCGCAGATATCCTTCAGACAACCGATGGAGCAGACAATCTGT
The DNA window shown above is from Brassica oleracea var. oleracea cultivar TO1000 chromosome C3, BOL, whole genome shotgun sequence and carries:
- the LOC106336161 gene encoding fasciclin-like arabinogalactan protein 4, with the protein product MATVNFISHLASPASVYLLFLLSTTAAAINVTTVLSSFPNLSSFSNLLVSSGIASELSGRNSLTLLAVPNSHFSSASVDFTRRLSPPKLADLLRFNVLLQFLSDSDLRRISPSGSAVTTLYEASGHVFAGSGSVNVTRDPASGSVTIGSPSSSKSVTVLKLLETKPPNITVLSVDSFLVPAGIDLTASETLIPPTSGMSPPQAGINLTQILINGHNFNVALSLLVASGVITELENDDHGAGITVFVPTDSAFSDLPENENLQSLPADKKAIVLKFHVLNSYYTLGSLESITNPVNPTLATELMGAGSYTLNISRVNESIVTINSGLVLAIVTQTAFDQNPVSVFGVSKVLLPKELFPKPGQPVSTPATTTPPREVSLSPEGSDDQQSRLVAPPGEGVSSSTVKRTRVFLYLCWCIAFWCALLV